Proteins from one Zavarzinia compransoris genomic window:
- a CDS encoding M23 family metallopeptidase, whose protein sequence is MIRLLAALALVAAGGARAATIDGEVRQGRLVFGHAERWEEIRYDGRVLHVAPDGGFVLGIGRDAAGELAIEVRDDKDKVTTLRRPILTQDWDIQRIDGLPDKKVNPDPETQERIKWERSRIQAARQADRAAFDWQAGFRWPATGRISGIYGSQRILNGQPRQPHLGLDVAVPTGTPIKAAAAGRVTLAAGDLYFTGGTVIIDHGAGVQTLYAHLSRVDVSEGQAVTAGQTIALSGATGRVTGPHLHFGLAWYGLQLDPAPYLPKAD, encoded by the coding sequence GTGATCCGGCTTCTCGCCGCCCTTGCCCTGGTCGCCGCCGGCGGCGCCCGGGCGGCCACCATCGACGGCGAGGTCCGCCAAGGCCGCCTCGTCTTCGGCCATGCCGAGCGCTGGGAGGAGATCCGCTACGACGGCCGCGTCCTGCACGTCGCGCCGGACGGCGGTTTCGTCCTCGGCATCGGGCGGGATGCGGCGGGCGAACTGGCGATCGAGGTCCGGGACGACAAGGACAAGGTGACCACCCTACGCCGCCCGATCCTGACGCAGGATTGGGACATCCAGCGGATCGACGGCCTGCCCGACAAGAAGGTCAATCCGGACCCGGAAACCCAGGAACGGATCAAATGGGAACGCAGCCGGATCCAGGCCGCGCGCCAGGCCGACCGTGCCGCCTTCGACTGGCAGGCCGGGTTCCGGTGGCCGGCGACCGGGCGGATTTCCGGCATCTACGGCAGCCAGCGCATCCTGAACGGCCAGCCGCGCCAGCCGCACCTCGGCCTCGACGTCGCGGTGCCGACCGGCACGCCGATCAAGGCCGCCGCCGCCGGCCGGGTGACGCTGGCTGCCGGCGATCTCTATTTCACCGGCGGCACGGTGATCATCGACCACGGCGCCGGGGTGCAGACGCTTTACGCCCATCTCTCCCGCGTCGACGTGAGCGAGGGACAGGCGGTGACGGCGGGCCAAACCATCGCCCTGTCCGGCGCGACCGGGCGGGTGACCGGGCCGCATCTCCATTTCGGCCTCGCCTGGTACGGGCTGCAACTGGACCCCGCCCCCTATCTGCCGAAGGCGGATTGA
- a CDS encoding phosphotransferase — protein MVVVAPGEQGVDIGAVREAHRFDEDRLAEYLTAAIPGFAGPMEVRQFKGGQSNPTFLLTTPGRRYVLRKKPPGKLLASAHQIEREYKVIEALAATEVPVAPALVLCEDPEIIGTAFYVMGHVDGRVLRDPQLPGLMPEERAAIYDSMNDVLAKLHKVDVAAVGLGDFGKPGNYFERQIGRWTKQYDLAKTGEVAAMDRLIAWLPAHIPPGDDVAIAHGDFRLENSIYHPTEPRMIALLDWELSTLGHPLADLAYNCMPYHIADPTMGNLMGVDFAATGIPSEADYLAAYCRRTGRDGIPHWEFYLAFSMFRLASIAQGVYKRGLDGNASSEKAVMYGAVATFLAELAVDVLKRAGRDI, from the coding sequence ATGGTCGTGGTGGCACCGGGGGAACAGGGCGTGGACATCGGCGCGGTGCGCGAGGCGCATCGCTTCGACGAGGACCGGCTCGCCGAATACCTGACAGCGGCCATTCCGGGCTTCGCCGGGCCGATGGAGGTGCGCCAGTTCAAGGGCGGCCAGTCCAACCCGACCTTCCTGCTGACCACGCCCGGCCGGCGCTATGTCCTGCGCAAGAAGCCGCCGGGCAAGCTGCTCGCCTCCGCCCATCAGATCGAGCGCGAATACAAGGTGATCGAGGCCCTGGCGGCGACCGAGGTGCCCGTCGCCCCTGCGCTCGTGCTGTGCGAGGACCCGGAGATCATCGGCACCGCCTTCTACGTCATGGGCCATGTCGACGGCCGCGTGCTGCGCGATCCCCAGCTGCCCGGCCTGATGCCGGAGGAACGCGCGGCGATCTACGATTCGATGAACGACGTCCTGGCCAAGCTGCACAAGGTCGATGTCGCCGCCGTCGGCCTCGGCGATTTCGGCAAGCCCGGCAATTATTTCGAGCGCCAGATCGGCCGCTGGACCAAGCAGTACGACTTGGCCAAGACCGGCGAGGTGGCGGCCATGGACCGGCTGATCGCCTGGCTGCCGGCCCATATCCCCCCGGGCGACGACGTCGCCATCGCCCATGGCGATTTCCGCCTGGAAAACTCGATCTATCACCCGACCGAGCCGCGCATGATCGCGCTGCTGGACTGGGAACTGTCGACCCTCGGCCATCCCCTGGCCGACCTTGCCTATAATTGCATGCCCTATCACATCGCCGATCCGACCATGGGCAATCTCATGGGGGTCGATTTCGCCGCGACCGGCATTCCGAGCGAGGCCGACTATCTCGCCGCCTATTGCCGCCGCACCGGGCGCGACGGCATTCCCCATTGGGAATTCTATCTGGCGTTCTCGATGTTCCGCCTCGCCTCCATCGCGCAAGGGGTCTACAAGCGCGGCCTCGACGGCAATGCCAGTTCGGAGAAGGCGGTGATGTATGGCGCCGTCGCCACCTTCCTGGCCGAACTCGCCGTCGATGTCCTGAAGCGCGCGGGGCGGGACATCTGA
- a CDS encoding DoxX family protein, translating into MNTEPRYLPLIGRILLAAIFLLSGVSKLGAAGGTIGYIAAAGLPLPELAYVGAVALEIGGGILLIAGFKTRAVAAVLAVFSVVTAVVFHNAAGDQNQSIHLLKNLAIAGGLLQVAAFGAGRLSLDALRRSRGERSLAGSAANA; encoded by the coding sequence ATGAACACCGAACCCCGTTACCTGCCCCTGATCGGCCGCATCCTGCTGGCGGCGATCTTCCTTCTTTCCGGCGTGTCCAAGCTCGGCGCGGCCGGAGGCACCATCGGCTATATCGCCGCTGCCGGCCTGCCCCTGCCGGAACTTGCCTATGTCGGCGCCGTCGCGCTCGAGATCGGCGGCGGCATCCTGCTGATCGCCGGCTTCAAGACCCGGGCGGTCGCGGCCGTCCTCGCGGTCTTCTCGGTGGTGACGGCGGTCGTCTTCCACAATGCGGCGGGCGACCAGAACCAGTCGATCCACCTTCTGAAGAACCTGGCCATCGCCGGCGGCCTGCTGCAGGTCGCGGCCTTCGGTGCCGGCCGCCTCAGCCTCGACGCGCTCCGCCGCAGCCGGGGCGAACGCAGCCTCGCCGGCAGCGCCGCCAACGCCTGA
- a CDS encoding NAD-dependent epimerase/dehydratase family protein, with protein MKILVLGATGTIGAAVATRLAGQGHDVLGLSRRVDSDRILTTLGLPFFRGDMRRPQPWSHLLDQMDTVIQTACTFTDDMDAVDAGIADALIEAGARRPTPLRVLYTGGCWLYGATGDRVAGDGDDFAPPPAFAWMVRHGESLLAAPGLVTAIIHPAMVYHEFAGAFARMVSDAKAGRPIEYWGSIETRWPLVHRDDLADAYRLLLENPGLTGHFNASAEDGVPLAEIVAHVAATHGATRMRHRPLSDVVAEHGAWAEGPTLDQQMAAGKLRALGWRPRHASFRTAIG; from the coding sequence ATGAAGATCCTCGTCCTGGGGGCGACCGGCACGATCGGCGCCGCCGTGGCCACAAGGCTGGCAGGCCAGGGCCACGATGTCCTGGGCTTGAGCCGCAGGGTCGATTCGGACCGGATCCTGACCACGCTCGGCCTGCCCTTCTTCCGCGGCGACATGCGCCGGCCCCAGCCCTGGTCTCACCTGCTGGACCAGATGGACACGGTCATCCAGACGGCCTGCACCTTCACCGACGACATGGATGCGGTGGACGCGGGCATTGCCGACGCCCTGATCGAGGCCGGCGCCCGACGCCCGACGCCGCTGCGCGTTCTCTATACCGGCGGCTGCTGGCTCTATGGGGCGACGGGGGACCGGGTCGCGGGCGATGGCGACGACTTTGCCCCGCCGCCGGCCTTCGCCTGGATGGTCCGCCACGGCGAAAGCCTGCTGGCCGCCCCGGGCCTCGTCACCGCGATCATCCATCCCGCCATGGTCTATCACGAGTTCGCCGGCGCCTTTGCCCGCATGGTGAGTGACGCCAAGGCGGGCCGGCCGATCGAATATTGGGGCAGCATCGAAACCCGCTGGCCCCTGGTGCATCGCGACGATCTCGCCGACGCCTACCGCCTGCTGCTGGAAAACCCCGGCCTGACCGGCCATTTCAACGCCAGCGCCGAGGACGGCGTGCCGCTGGCCGAGATCGTGGCCCATGTCGCCGCCACCCATGGCGCCACCCGCATGCGCCACCGCCCCCTGTCCGATGTCGTGGCGGAACATGGCGCCTGGGCCGAGGGGCCGACGCTCGACCAGCAGATGGCGGCGGGAAAGCTCAGGGCGCTCGGCTGGCGGCCCCGCCACGCCTCGTTCCGGACCGCGATCGGATAG
- a CDS encoding potassium channel family protein, with amino-acid sequence MTDQKTATAKPRRRRPFGRTLRLRLADLYRGSDPLTVAFRYGLFVFDLATIVYFVGVSFVAESGFWQIDLAIGVLMALDVAARFVIAPRPLRHLLLPSTLFDLVVVASLLVPGLESLAFLRILRARRIAVSYQVLGELKRLSPWLEEKEMAVRAGLDLFVFIFIMSGVIFALQHRVNPGIHTFADAIYFTVTTLTTTGFGDVVLVGQWGRLLSVIVMIVGVSLFLNLVRAVLRPTGVYVKCTGCGLIRHDRDAIHCKHCGTLLRHDHQGI; translated from the coding sequence ATGACAGACCAGAAGACAGCGACCGCGAAGCCGCGCCGCCGGCGCCCCTTCGGCCGGACCTTGCGGCTGCGGCTGGCCGATCTCTACCGTGGTTCCGACCCGCTGACCGTCGCCTTCCGCTACGGGCTCTTCGTCTTCGATCTGGCGACCATCGTCTATTTCGTCGGGGTTTCCTTCGTCGCCGAGTCGGGCTTCTGGCAGATCGACCTCGCGATCGGGGTCCTGATGGCGCTCGATGTCGCGGCGCGCTTCGTCATCGCCCCCCGGCCCTTGCGCCATCTCCTGCTGCCGAGCACGCTCTTCGACCTTGTGGTCGTCGCCTCGCTGCTCGTGCCCGGGCTCGAGAGCCTGGCGTTCCTGCGCATCCTGCGGGCGCGGCGCATCGCGGTCTCCTATCAGGTGCTGGGCGAGTTGAAGCGGCTCTCGCCCTGGCTGGAGGAAAAGGAGATGGCGGTCCGGGCCGGGCTCGACCTCTTCGTCTTCATCTTCATCATGTCGGGCGTCATCTTCGCCCTCCAGCACCGGGTCAATCCGGGCATCCATACCTTTGCCGATGCGATCTATTTCACGGTGACCACGCTCACCACCACCGGTTTCGGCGATGTCGTCCTCGTCGGCCAATGGGGCCGGCTGCTGTCGGTGATCGTGATGATCGTCGGCGTCAGCCTGTTCCTGAACCTCGTCCGGGCGGTGCTGCGGCCGACCGGCGTCTATGTCAAATGCACCGGCTGCGGCCTGATCCGGCATGATCGGGACGCCATCCATTGCAAGCATTGCGGCACCCTGCTGCGCCACGATCACCAGGGCATCTGA
- a CDS encoding LysR family transcriptional regulator yields the protein MDPRAPTLDQLHVFLAVVECGGFAAAARKLGRAASVVSYQIANLETQLGLALFDRERTRRPRLTEAGLTVLADGRAIAGRLDQLLARTRGLQQGLEAEVSLVVDVMLPMARLAPLLERFRDAFPTVALRLHVEGLGSVAEMVLAGRAGLGLSGPLLNGSDALERRAAGGITLVPVAAPTHPLAALPGPIPEAATREHLQLVLTDRSPLTAGRDFFVLGMRTWRLGDLGAKHALLRAGIGWGSMPAPLVAEDLAAGSLCRLPIDAWDDMIYKLRLVHRVDNPPGPAGRWLADALAAWRWAAP from the coding sequence ATGGACCCGCGCGCCCCGACCCTCGACCAGCTTCACGTCTTTCTCGCCGTCGTCGAATGCGGGGGCTTTGCCGCCGCGGCGCGGAAACTGGGGCGGGCGGCTTCGGTCGTCAGCTATCAGATCGCCAATCTCGAAACCCAGCTCGGCCTTGCCCTGTTCGACCGGGAGCGGACCCGCCGCCCACGGCTGACCGAGGCCGGCCTCACGGTGCTGGCCGACGGCCGCGCCATCGCCGGCCGGCTGGACCAGTTGCTGGCCCGGACACGCGGCTTGCAGCAGGGGCTGGAGGCGGAGGTTTCCCTGGTCGTCGACGTCATGCTGCCCATGGCCCGGCTCGCCCCCCTTCTGGAGCGTTTCCGCGACGCTTTTCCGACGGTTGCGCTGCGCCTGCATGTCGAAGGGCTGGGCTCGGTCGCCGAAATGGTGCTGGCGGGGCGGGCCGGGCTCGGGCTTTCGGGCCCTCTGCTGAACGGCAGCGACGCGCTGGAACGCCGCGCCGCCGGCGGCATCACCCTGGTGCCGGTGGCGGCGCCGACTCATCCCCTGGCCGCCCTGCCCGGCCCGATCCCCGAGGCGGCGACGCGCGAACACCTGCAACTGGTGCTGACCGACCGCTCACCCCTGACCGCGGGCCGCGATTTCTTCGTCCTGGGGATGCGGACATGGCGCCTGGGCGATCTCGGCGCCAAGCACGCCCTGCTGCGTGCCGGCATCGGCTGGGGCAGCATGCCGGCGCCCCTGGTGGCAGAGGATCTGGCGGCAGGAAGCCTGTGCCGCCTGCCGATCGATGCCTGGGACGACATGATCTACAAGCTGCGACTGGTGCATCGGGTGGACAATCCGCCCGGGCCGGCCGGGCGCTGGCTGGCGGATGCGCTTGCCGCCTGGCGCTGGGCCGCGCCATGA
- the xseA gene encoding exodeoxyribonuclease VII large subunit encodes MSMEDAASPNLPELSVSELSSLLKRTVEDRFALVRVRGEMSGVKRHSSGHLYFALKDVDAVLDGVAWRNVAGRLKFRPEDGLEVVVTGRLTTYPGRSKYQIVAESLEPAGVGALMALLEERKRKLAAEGLFAPERKRALPFLPGVIGVVTSPTGAVIRDILHRLADRFPRHVLVWPVAVQGDGAAEQVARAIAGFNAIAPGGPVPRPDLLIVARGGGSLEDLWAFNEEAVVRAAAASRIPLISAVGHETDTTLIDFASDRRAPTPTAAAEMAVPVRAELLDRVEEMGARARQAARRLLAERATRLDGLARGLRHPKTLIEAAEQRLDDLGERLPRALLGLIGDRRRQLAEVAGGLRDPRQQIAAAEQRLGDLGKRLPRALLGLIGDRRRLLAEVAGGLRPTVLQSEIRQRGDRLTQLAERLSPAMRRAVEAGERRLATPAQLLESLGYHRVLARGYAVVRRDGKLATAAAALGAGDALEIEFADGKVAAVATGSENPPRRRPRKTETTPPEQGTLI; translated from the coding sequence ATGAGCATGGAAGACGCAGCCAGCCCGAATCTGCCCGAACTCTCGGTCTCGGAACTCTCCTCCCTTCTGAAACGGACGGTCGAGGACCGTTTCGCGCTGGTCCGCGTCCGGGGCGAGATGTCGGGGGTGAAGCGGCATTCATCGGGCCATCTCTATTTCGCCCTGAAGGATGTGGATGCGGTCCTCGACGGCGTCGCCTGGCGGAATGTCGCCGGGCGCCTGAAATTCCGCCCGGAAGACGGGCTCGAAGTGGTGGTCACCGGGCGGCTGACCACCTATCCCGGGCGCTCGAAATACCAGATCGTCGCCGAGAGCCTGGAGCCGGCGGGCGTCGGCGCCCTGATGGCCCTCCTTGAGGAGCGGAAGCGGAAACTGGCGGCGGAGGGTCTCTTCGCCCCGGAGCGGAAGCGCGCCCTGCCCTTCCTGCCCGGGGTCATCGGCGTCGTCACCTCGCCCACCGGGGCCGTGATCCGCGACATCCTGCACCGGCTGGCGGACCGCTTCCCGCGCCATGTTCTGGTCTGGCCGGTCGCGGTCCAGGGCGACGGTGCCGCCGAACAGGTGGCCCGGGCCATCGCCGGCTTCAATGCGATCGCCCCCGGCGGCCCGGTGCCGCGCCCGGACCTGCTGATCGTCGCCCGGGGCGGCGGCAGCCTGGAAGACCTCTGGGCCTTCAACGAGGAGGCGGTGGTGCGGGCCGCCGCCGCCAGCCGCATCCCGCTGATTTCCGCGGTCGGCCATGAGACCGACACCACCTTGATCGATTTCGCCTCGGACCGGCGGGCGCCGACCCCGACCGCCGCGGCCGAGATGGCCGTGCCGGTGCGCGCCGAACTGCTGGACCGGGTGGAGGAGATGGGCGCCCGCGCCCGCCAGGCCGCGCGCCGCCTGCTGGCGGAACGCGCCACGAGGCTGGACGGCCTGGCCCGCGGCCTGCGCCACCCGAAGACCCTGATCGAAGCGGCCGAACAGCGCCTGGACGATCTCGGCGAACGGCTGCCGCGCGCCCTGCTCGGCCTGATCGGCGACCGCCGCCGCCAATTGGCCGAGGTTGCCGGCGGCCTGCGCGACCCGCGCCAGCAGATCGCGGCGGCGGAACAGCGCCTGGGCGATCTCGGCAAGCGCCTGCCGCGCGCCCTGCTCGGCCTGATCGGCGACCGCCGGCGCCTGCTGGCGGAAGTCGCGGGCGGCCTGCGCCCCACCGTCCTGCAAAGCGAGATCCGCCAGCGCGGCGACCGCCTGACCCAATTGGCCGAGCGCCTGTCCCCCGCCATGCGCCGGGCGGTCGAGGCCGGCGAGCGGCGCCTGGCGACGCCGGCGCAATTGCTGGAAAGCCTCGGCTATCACCGGGTGCTGGCGCGGGGCTATGCGGTGGTGCGCCGGGACGGCAAGCTGGCGACCGCCGCCGCGGCATTGGGTGCGGGCGATGCGCTCGAAATCGAATTCGCGGACGGCAAGGTCGCCGCCGTCGCCACCGGCAGCGAAAATCCGCCGCGCCGCCGCCCGCGCAAGACCGAGACCACGCCGCCCGAACAGGGCACCCTGATCTGA
- the rpsI gene encoding 30S ribosomal protein S9, which produces MAENQAPRTLQDLRTLSAGQSSATASNTPDVKKAVDAKGRTYATGKRKDAVARVWVKRGTGKVTINGRDIQTYFARSVLRMLLNQPFQVSNRVGQYDVEATVSGGGLSGQAGAVRHGVSKALTYQEPELRGVLKAGGFLTRDSRTVERKKYGKAKARRSFQFSKR; this is translated from the coding sequence ATGGCCGAGAACCAGGCTCCCCGTACCCTCCAGGATCTGCGGACGCTGTCCGCCGGTCAGTCCTCCGCCACCGCCAGTAACACCCCGGACGTGAAGAAGGCCGTGGACGCCAAGGGCCGCACCTATGCGACCGGCAAGCGCAAGGACGCGGTCGCCCGCGTCTGGGTGAAGCGCGGCACCGGCAAGGTCACGATCAACGGTCGCGACATCCAGACCTATTTCGCCCGCTCGGTTCTGCGCATGCTGCTGAACCAGCCGTTCCAGGTTTCGAACCGCGTCGGCCAGTACGACGTGGAAGCCACCGTCTCCGGCGGCGGCCTGTCGGGCCAGGCCGGTGCGGTGCGCCACGGCGTGTCCAAGGCCCTGACCTATCAGGAGCCGGAACTGCGCGGCGTGCTGAAGGCCGGCGGCTTCCTGACCCGCGACAGCCGCACCGTCGAACGTAAGAAGTACGGCAAGGCCAAGGCCCGCCGCAGCTTCCAGTTCTCGAAGCGCTGA
- a CDS encoding DUF2093 domain-containing protein, with protein sequence MDIASMDTAAPAKILYDHGQFKVLWPGAYVICAVTGKRIALEDLRYWSVDRQEPYASPEAALKRAGLMPQS encoded by the coding sequence ATGGATATCGCTTCGATGGATACCGCCGCCCCCGCCAAGATTCTCTACGATCACGGCCAGTTCAAGGTGCTGTGGCCCGGCGCCTATGTCATCTGCGCGGTGACGGGCAAGCGGATCGCCCTCGAAGACCTGCGCTACTGGTCGGTCGACCGGCAGGAACCCTATGCCTCGCCCGAGGCGGCCCTGAAACGGGCCGGCCTGATGCCGCAATCGTGA
- a CDS encoding DinB family protein — MSLKSQFRDLAAYNAWANRRLYDAAAGLSDADYHRDVGAFFRSLSGTLNHIAVADVLWLQRLTGQAFATVDRLDFVLADTLPGLRTARDELDRRLTAMVDGFSDADLDAVAAYRTMTAGAASNRRADMIQHVFNHQTHHRGQAHVVLSLLRPGVEPPALDLIRFLNTRS, encoded by the coding sequence ATGAGCCTGAAATCCCAGTTCCGCGACCTTGCCGCCTATAACGCATGGGCCAACCGGCGGCTCTATGATGCCGCCGCCGGGCTTTCGGATGCGGATTATCACCGCGATGTCGGCGCCTTCTTCCGCTCGCTCTCGGGCACGTTGAACCATATCGCCGTCGCCGACGTGCTGTGGCTGCAACGCCTGACCGGACAGGCCTTCGCGACGGTCGACCGGCTGGATTTCGTGCTGGCCGACACGCTGCCCGGATTGCGCACGGCGCGCGACGAACTCGACCGCCGCCTGACCGCCATGGTCGACGGTTTTTCCGACGCCGACCTCGACGCCGTCGCCGCCTATCGGACCATGACGGCAGGGGCGGCCAGCAACCGCCGGGCCGACATGATCCAGCATGTCTTCAATCACCAGACCCACCACCGGGGGCAGGCCCATGTCGTCCTGTCCCTGCTGCGGCCCGGGGTGGAGCCGCCGGCGCTCGACCTCATCCGCTTCCTGAACACCCGGTCCTGA
- the purD gene encoding phosphoribosylamine--glycine ligase yields the protein MNVLVIGSGGREHALCWALAKSPLVTRLFCAPGNGGIAQVATCIDLDPKDSERVLALVRSEKIDFVVVGPEAPLVIGLVDKLSEKGVKVFGPTAAAAQLEGSKGFTKDLCARHDIPTAAYGRFHDKASALAYLAGQPIPVVIKADGLAAGKGVVIATTRDEAVAAVEDCFAGRFGSAGSEIVIEAFMTGEEASFFAIADGRHVVALGSAQDHKRVFDHDEGPNTGGMGAVAPSPLMTPAMVDEVMARIIRPTVAAMAAEGRPFKGVLYAGLMLTAEGPQLIEYNVRFGDPECQVLLARMQTDLLPVLIAAAEGVLDKLNIEWDPRPAVTVVMATRGYPGDLLPGGEIRGLEAAGAVPGVTVFHAATRAAGDHFVPTGGRVLNVTALGETITAARETAYRAVARIDWPGGFNRTDIALKAIAAAGEG from the coding sequence ATGAATGTTCTGGTGATCGGCAGCGGTGGTCGCGAACATGCCCTGTGCTGGGCGCTGGCCAAGTCCCCCCTGGTGACGCGGCTGTTCTGCGCCCCCGGGAACGGCGGCATCGCCCAGGTCGCGACCTGCATCGACCTCGATCCCAAGGACAGCGAACGGGTGCTGGCCCTGGTGCGCTCGGAAAAGATCGATTTCGTCGTCGTCGGGCCGGAGGCGCCGCTGGTCATCGGTCTCGTGGACAAACTGTCGGAAAAGGGCGTGAAGGTCTTCGGACCGACCGCGGCGGCGGCCCAGCTCGAAGGGTCCAAGGGCTTCACCAAGGATCTCTGCGCCCGCCACGATATTCCGACCGCCGCCTACGGCCGTTTCCACGACAAGGCGTCGGCGCTGGCCTATCTGGCCGGACAGCCGATCCCGGTCGTGATCAAGGCGGACGGGCTTGCCGCCGGCAAGGGCGTGGTCATCGCCACGACCCGGGACGAGGCGGTGGCCGCGGTCGAGGATTGTTTCGCCGGGCGTTTCGGTTCCGCCGGTTCCGAGATCGTGATCGAGGCGTTCATGACCGGCGAGGAGGCGAGCTTCTTCGCCATCGCCGACGGCCGCCACGTCGTGGCGCTCGGCAGCGCCCAGGACCACAAGCGCGTCTTCGACCATGACGAGGGGCCGAACACCGGCGGCATGGGCGCGGTCGCGCCCTCGCCCCTGATGACCCCGGCCATGGTCGACGAGGTGATGGCCCGCATCATCCGCCCGACCGTCGCCGCCATGGCCGCCGAGGGCCGGCCATTCAAGGGCGTGCTCTATGCCGGCCTGATGCTGACGGCCGAGGGGCCCCAGTTGATCGAATACAATGTCCGTTTCGGCGATCCGGAATGCCAGGTGCTGCTGGCCCGGATGCAGACCGACCTGCTGCCAGTGCTGATCGCGGCGGCGGAAGGTGTCCTCGACAAGCTGAACATCGAATGGGATCCCCGGCCGGCGGTCACCGTGGTGATGGCGACCCGGGGCTATCCCGGCGATCTTCTGCCCGGCGGCGAGATCCGGGGGCTTGAAGCGGCCGGCGCCGTGCCCGGCGTCACCGTCTTTCATGCGGCGACCCGGGCGGCGGGCGATCATTTCGTGCCCACCGGCGGCCGCGTCCTCAATGTCACGGCGCTTGGCGAGACGATCACCGCGGCGCGCGAAACCGCCTATCGGGCGGTCGCCAGGATCGACTGGCCGGGCGGCTTCAACCGCACCGACATCGCGCTGAAAGCGATCGCGGCGGCGGGCGAGGGCTGA